A stretch of the Acyrthosiphon pisum isolate AL4f chromosome A2, pea_aphid_22Mar2018_4r6ur, whole genome shotgun sequence genome encodes the following:
- the LOC100166383 gene encoding integrator complex subunit 5, with protein MMEMKKHQEDQFTKLAVFLSETKQPFINVQTAQITCAIELLKVLPAAQDAVFEYYAKFFDYAISTYLKQLKVQPSWVESSSTSSRLEPLTIPPEIIENVTNIRDVLLRLVEEDHLVWAPVVLHWSYKLLGKVSKHYNMHEFARMPLGDMLRFWSQCSVAYILVDINNKTIAKMMKAEGEQSVDSMIETMLGYKSSSFEWVLAQIGDSFPSLVIKDMLLCGIKEMCITKKFKHTEKLNSFIRILDHLSITYFNNIKDVVFKLFKLSLGEEHQKMTIENIAIVPFLLHMAMCSSTLLKSMLCENLTQITPEVLNKLLPLYPQWKKYFDEQCSLLDIMVQVLLNADRGIKHVLNLIFQLIDCDDPKLKILKTGAQTLFELFLAELEYSLRTNRTTPPIVKALVTNLHSIKLYLLSTNINVAQPAGRLLSCIAIRDQECLLPYIATMLIECENSTQLETLVEILSFGVNMAHFDGGLVYALVKTDVSLSNVWSNINTLLSLESDPPEGISLYGVSLAVVSHLDKICRSMIECCHSGDMHSAHLLSSILSKIATKLCMKEMSVPKVLYCVKAAVLYFFTCLFKEKDEMFKLKACLRMNKFVNTVSYRSSIARTAAMKYILDGVLKEPFSLLFVMPDNRRNDYIIQPLERTSLMGSFFQQEFNLMFGEEISIKFDKDELHPKYKTPVFDAKSVRFNEQRLVSFLRSCYSSDECYSFEPTLDTVVSLALLVVQFVSPDVMYNGLPWPDEDFTKVTIERDVHIYHTITTKPILWTILGILAGHRPALCYCSVLLRAVCACLINHWGAVNHTKGKSKDNRQLLDDTVKLLNTMSLGQLLPKPLDVLGVIVPELTPQQILIVLRDCVWTYTRDHIPAPALFLRNNIGGMWRDTTTVAVPKPYSDSLRLTMIENISQFGDLYARLFTNNKQQSMET; from the exons ATGATGGAGATGAAGAAACATCAAGAAGATCAGTTTACTAAACTAGCAGTGTTTCTCAGTGAAACGAAACAACCCTTCATCAATGTTCAAACGGCTCAGATTACTTGTGCAATAGAATTACTCAAAGTACTGCCAGCTGCGCAGGATGCTGTTTTTGAGTATTATGCAAAGTTTTTTGACTATGCCATTTCTACATATTTGAAACAACTTAAAGttcag CCGTCGTGGGTTGAATCATCTAGTACATCATCACGGCTTGAACCTCTAACTATACCACCAGAAATCATTGAAAATGTGACCAATATAAGAGATGTTCTTTTGCGACTAGTTGAAGAAGATCACTTGGTTTGGGCTCCTGTTGTTTTGCATTGGTCTTATAAGTtgttag gAAAAGTATCTAAACATTACAATATGCATGAATTTGCTAGAATGCCTTTGGGAGATATGCTTCGATTTTGGTCTCAATGTTCAGTTGCTTATATTCTAGTAGATATTAATAACAAGACAATTGCTAAAATGATGAAAGCAGAGGGAGAACAGTCTGTTGATTCCATGATTg aaaccaTGTTAGGGTATAAAAGTTCAAGTTTTGAATGGGTATTAGCTCAAATTGGTGATAGTTTCCCGTCATTAGTCATTAAAGATATGTTACTATGTGGTATTAAAGAGATGTGCATAACTAAAAAGTTCAAACAT aCTGAAAAGCTAAATTCTTTTATTAGAATTCTTGATCACCTTTCGATAACATACTTCAACAACATAAAAGATGTTGTGTTCAAATTATTCAAG TTAAGTCTTGGTGAAGAACATCAAAAAAtgactattgaaaatattgctATAGTTCCTTTCCTTTTGCATATGGCCATGTGTTCCTCAACATTACTCAAGTCAATGTTGTGTGAAAATTTAACTCAAA TCACTCCAGaggtactaaataaattattgccgTTATATCCAcagtggaaaaaatattttgatgaacaaTGTAGTTTATTGGATATTATGGTACAAGTATTGTTGAATGCAGATCGAGGAATTAagcatgttttaaatttaatatttcaattaattgatTGTGATgatccaaaattaaaaattctaaaaactggTGCCCAGACATTATTTG AACTGTTTCTTGCTGAACTTGAATATTCACTGAGAACAAATCGCACTACACCTCCCATAGTCAAAGCACTAGTAACAAACTTACAttcaatcaaattatatttactatcaacaaatataaatgttgCTCAGCCGGCTGGAAGACTCCTAAGTTGTATTG cgATTAGGGACCAAGAGTGTTTGTTACCATACATAGCAACAATGTTAATTGAATGTGAAAATAGCACACAACTGGAGACGTTAGTAGAAATTCTATCGTTTGGTGTCAACATGGCTCATTTTGATGGAGGCTTAGTTTACGCTCTGGTTAAAACCGATGTTTCTTTATCCAATGTTTGgagtaatataaatactttactgag TTTGGAATCTGATCCACCCGAGGGTATTTCACTATATGGTGTTTCATTGGCTGTAGTATCTCATTTGGACAAAATATGTCGATCAATGATTGAATGTTGTCATAGTGGTGACATGCATTCTGCTCATTTGTTGTCatcaatattatctaaaattgcCACAAAGTTATGCATGAAAGAAATGTCTGTACCTAAAgttttatattgtgtaaaagcagctgtattatatttctttacttGTCTATTTAAAGAAAAAG ATGAGATGTTCAAGCTGAAAGCATGTCTTCGAATGAATAAATTTGTCAATACCGTTAGTTATCGGTCGTCAATAGCTAGAACAGCTgccatgaaatatattttggatGGTGTTCTGAAGGAACcattttcattgttatttgtCATGCCTGATAATCGacgtaatgattatattattcagCCGCTTGAAAGAACTTCATTAATGGGATCATTCTTTCAacag GAATTCAATTTAATGTTTGGTGaagaaataagtattaaatttgataaagatGAATTAcatccaaaatataaaacacctGTTTTTGATGCTAAAAGTGTACGTTTCAATGAACAGCGTCTTGTTTCATTTTTACGTTCTTGCTATTCGTCTGATGAATGTTATTCATTTGAACCAACATTGGACACAGTAGTATCTTTAGCACTATTAGTTGTTCAGTTTGTATCACCAGATGTAATGTACAACGGTTTGCCCTGGCCTGATGAAGATtttacaaaa GTCACTATAGAAAGAGATGTTCATATTTACCACACAATCACTACTAAACCAATACTCTGGACAATACTTGGAATATTGGCCGGTCATCGCCCGGCACTTTGCTATTGTTCAGTCCTGTTACGAGCAGTCTGTGCATGTTTGATAAATCATTGGGGAGCAGTGAACCATACTAAGGGAAAGTCAAAGGATAATCGACAATTATTGGATGATACTGTGAAGCTATTAAACACTATGTCTCTAGGTCAGCTTTTACCTAAACCATTAGACGTCTTGGGTGTTATCGTTCCAGAACTCACACCACaacaa ATACTGATAGTGTTACGGGATTGCGTTTGGACATACACTAGAGATCATATTCCAGCACCAGCTCTTTTTCTACGAAATAATATTGGTGGTATGTGGAGGGACACAACGACGGTCGCTGTGCCAAAACCATACTCGGATTCTTTAAGGCTCACTatgattgaaaatatatcaCAATTCGGTGATTTATATGCCAgactatttacaaataataaacaacaatctATGGAAACATAA